Proteins found in one Thermaerobacter subterraneus DSM 13965 genomic segment:
- a CDS encoding ribonucleotide-diphosphate reductase subunit beta yields MAPATHQPGDRLLGGDPLEPIQLFPLRYPWAYAHAQQGKRNTWFPEEIPLADDVRDWELRLTDDERRAVELLLGFFNPMESLVTHNLVMSIYPLLTPPEIRLYLARQIWEEANHTMAFEYVLKTLPVDRERVFAAHRNVPAIRAKEAFQQELTRQLLVRPDVSTLEGRQAFLRNLIGYYIVLEGVFFYGGFLFAYTFRRRNLLKGLATLVDWVLKDESLHLSFGIHLITALLEEHPELMTPAFAREVKGLILRAVELERDYNRALLPRPILGVSADYLNAYVEYVTDRRLDELGLGPHFGTPNPAKWMATEVDVPEIVNFFEARNIHYEVAADRNR; encoded by the coding sequence GTGGCACCCGCTACGCACCAGCCCGGCGACCGCCTGCTGGGCGGCGACCCCCTGGAGCCCATCCAGCTCTTCCCGCTGCGGTATCCCTGGGCCTACGCCCACGCCCAGCAGGGCAAGCGCAACACCTGGTTCCCCGAGGAGATCCCCCTGGCCGACGACGTGCGCGACTGGGAGCTGCGCCTGACGGACGACGAGCGGCGGGCGGTCGAGCTGCTGCTCGGCTTCTTCAACCCAATGGAGTCCCTGGTCACCCACAACCTGGTGATGTCCATCTACCCGCTGCTGACGCCGCCCGAGATTCGCCTCTACCTGGCGCGGCAGATCTGGGAAGAGGCCAACCACACCATGGCTTTCGAGTACGTGCTCAAGACCCTGCCCGTCGACCGGGAGCGGGTCTTCGCCGCCCACCGAAACGTGCCGGCCATCCGCGCCAAGGAGGCGTTCCAGCAGGAGCTCACCCGGCAGCTGCTGGTCCGGCCCGACGTCTCGACCCTGGAGGGGCGGCAGGCGTTTCTGCGCAACCTGATCGGCTACTACATCGTCCTGGAGGGCGTGTTCTTCTACGGAGGGTTCCTGTTCGCCTACACCTTCCGGCGTCGCAACCTGCTCAAGGGCCTGGCGACCCTGGTCGATTGGGTGCTCAAGGACGAGAGCCTGCACCTGTCCTTCGGGATCCACCTGATCACCGCGCTCTTGGAAGAGCACCCCGAGCTGATGACGCCGGCCTTCGCCCGGGAAGTCAAGGGGCTGATCCTGCGGGCGGTGGAGCTGGAGCGGGATTACAACCGCGCTCTGCTGCCGCGGCCCATCCTGGGCGTCAGCGCCGACTATCTCAACGCCTACGTCGAGTACGTGACCGACAGGCGCCTGGACGAACTCGGCCTGGGCCCCCACTTCGGCACGCCCAACCCGGCCAAGTGGATGGCCACCGAGGTGGACGTGCCGGAGATCGTCAACTTCTTCGAGGCGCGCAACATCCACTACGAGGTGGCGGCGGACCGGAACCGGTGA
- the mmgD gene encoding citrate synthase, protein MENQEYRPGLEGVIAAETRISYLDVENEEIVVRGYNLLDLITQKTYVDVLGLLIHERLPGDQERQELERQLLAAEVPQAVWEILAKLPASMHAMDRLRTAVSALAGFDPEADSPDPEAERAKGVRLVGQVSTIVANLTRIARGGEPVLPDPQLGFAENFVYMITGRRPDPAGARAFDQALIAYSEHEMPNSTFTARIIASTLSDVYGALTGAVASLKGPLHGGANEAVAHMMLEAGDVEGLDRLIREKLARKERIMGFGHRVYMRKFDPRAWILKQTLARLVDERGDEEGRRWVAMCQRGEDIMREEKGLYPNLDYYAAPIYYVLGIPIELYTPIFFAARTAGLVAHVVEQHAENRLFRPRVRYLGPRGLKA, encoded by the coding sequence ATGGAGAACCAGGAGTATCGCCCCGGTCTTGAGGGCGTGATCGCCGCCGAGACCCGCATCTCCTACCTGGACGTGGAGAACGAGGAGATCGTGGTCCGCGGTTACAACCTGCTCGACCTCATCACCCAGAAGACCTACGTGGACGTGCTGGGCCTGCTGATCCACGAGCGGCTGCCCGGCGACCAAGAGCGCCAGGAGCTGGAGCGGCAGCTCCTGGCCGCCGAGGTTCCCCAGGCCGTGTGGGAGATCCTCGCCAAGTTGCCGGCGTCGATGCACGCCATGGACCGGCTGCGCACCGCCGTCTCGGCCCTGGCCGGGTTCGACCCCGAGGCGGACTCGCCGGACCCCGAGGCGGAGCGGGCCAAGGGCGTGCGGCTGGTGGGCCAGGTCTCGACCATCGTCGCCAACCTGACCCGGATCGCCCGGGGCGGGGAGCCGGTCCTTCCCGACCCCCAGCTGGGCTTCGCCGAGAACTTCGTGTACATGATCACGGGCCGGCGGCCGGACCCGGCCGGCGCCCGGGCCTTCGACCAGGCCCTGATCGCCTACAGCGAGCACGAGATGCCCAATTCGACCTTTACGGCCCGGATCATCGCCTCGACCCTGTCCGACGTGTACGGCGCCCTGACCGGGGCGGTGGCGTCCTTGAAGGGTCCCCTGCACGGCGGGGCCAATGAGGCCGTGGCCCACATGATGCTGGAAGCGGGGGACGTGGAGGGCCTCGACCGGCTGATCCGCGAGAAGCTGGCCCGCAAGGAGCGCATCATGGGCTTCGGGCACCGGGTCTACATGCGCAAGTTCGACCCGCGGGCCTGGATCCTCAAGCAGACCCTGGCCCGGCTGGTGGACGAACGCGGCGACGAGGAAGGGCGCCGCTGGGTGGCCATGTGCCAGCGGGGCGAGGACATCATGCGGGAGGAGAAGGGCCTCTATCCGAACCTGGACTACTACGCCGCGCCGATCTACTACGTGCTCGGCATCCCCATCGAGCTGTACACGCCCATCTTCTTCGCCGCGCGGACGGCGGGCCTGGTGGCCCACGTGGTGGAGCAGCACGCGGAGAACCGGCTCTTCCGGCCGCGGGTACGCTATCTGGGGCCGCGGGGGCTCAAGGCCTGA
- a CDS encoding bifunctional 2-methylcitrate dehydratase/aconitate hydratase, whose protein sequence is MASHDASAPAGGATKPQEPDRVLVEIADYVLNQAIDSELAYRTARWVLMDSLAAAFYALAYPECTKLLGPTVPGTIVPHGVKVPGTPYVLDPVEGAFNITALIRWLDYNDTFLAKEWGHPSDNLGAILAVADHVSRVRRSRGEAPYTVRDVLTMAIKAHEIQGVLSLENSLNRFGFDHVHFVKVASAAVATALWGGGRDEVVNALSNAWIDGAALRTYRHFPNTGSRKSWAAADAVSRAVRLALFAVKGEMGYPTALSAPRWGFEDVVFRGEKVVLARPLGSYVMENVLFKIAYPAEFHGQTAVEAGLRLHPQVKDRLDEIERIVIETQESAVRIIDKKGPLTNPADRDHSLQYMTAVALIYGELTYQHYEEPIASDPRIDALREKMVVVENERYSRDYLDPEKRSIANAVQVFFRDGTATEKVEVEYPLGHRRRRDEALPRLHEKVRGALREVFPAKRAERLFHLLAEDPALPEMPVDRFMDELHRP, encoded by the coding sequence ATGGCAAGCCACGACGCAAGCGCCCCGGCCGGCGGGGCCACGAAACCCCAGGAACCGGACCGGGTCCTGGTGGAGATCGCCGACTATGTGCTGAACCAGGCCATCGACAGCGAGCTGGCCTACCGCACCGCCCGCTGGGTGCTGATGGACTCCCTGGCGGCGGCCTTCTACGCCCTGGCCTATCCCGAGTGCACCAAGCTGCTGGGCCCCACGGTGCCGGGCACCATCGTGCCCCATGGGGTCAAGGTGCCGGGCACGCCCTACGTGCTGGATCCCGTGGAGGGCGCCTTCAACATCACCGCCCTGATCCGCTGGCTGGACTACAACGACACCTTCCTGGCCAAGGAGTGGGGGCACCCGTCGGACAACCTGGGCGCCATCCTGGCGGTGGCGGATCACGTCAGCCGGGTGCGGCGCAGCCGCGGCGAGGCGCCCTACACCGTCCGCGACGTGCTGACCATGGCCATCAAGGCCCACGAGATCCAGGGCGTGCTCTCGCTGGAGAACAGCCTCAACCGCTTCGGCTTCGACCACGTGCACTTCGTCAAGGTGGCGTCGGCGGCGGTGGCCACCGCCCTGTGGGGCGGCGGGCGCGACGAGGTGGTCAACGCCCTCTCCAACGCCTGGATCGACGGGGCCGCCCTGCGCACCTACCGCCACTTCCCCAACACGGGCTCCCGCAAGTCCTGGGCGGCAGCCGATGCGGTGAGCCGGGCCGTGCGGCTGGCGCTCTTCGCCGTCAAGGGCGAGATGGGCTACCCCACCGCCCTGAGCGCCCCCCGCTGGGGCTTCGAAGACGTGGTCTTCCGGGGCGAGAAGGTGGTCCTGGCGCGGCCCCTGGGGTCCTACGTGATGGAGAACGTGCTCTTCAAGATCGCCTACCCGGCCGAGTTCCACGGGCAGACGGCGGTGGAGGCGGGCCTGCGCCTGCACCCCCAGGTCAAGGACCGGCTGGACGAGATCGAGCGCATCGTCATCGAGACCCAGGAATCGGCCGTCCGCATCATCGACAAGAAGGGCCCGCTGACGAACCCGGCCGACCGCGACCACTCCCTGCAGTACATGACCGCCGTGGCCCTGATCTACGGCGAGCTGACCTACCAGCACTACGAGGAGCCCATCGCCTCCGACCCCCGCATCGACGCCCTGCGGGAGAAGATGGTGGTGGTGGAGAACGAGCGGTACAGCCGCGACTACCTGGACCCCGAGAAGCGGTCCATCGCCAACGCCGTGCAGGTGTTCTTCCGCGACGGTACCGCCACCGAAAAGGTGGAGGTGGAGTACCCCCTGGGCCACCGGCGCCGGCGGGACGAAGCCCTGCCGCGGCTGCACGAGAAGGTGCGGGGCGCCTTGCGGGAGGTCTTCCCGGCCAAGCGGGCGGAGCGGCTGTTCCACCTGCTGGCCGAAGACCCCGCCCTGCCGGAGATGCCCGTGGACCGCTTCATGGACGAGCTGCACCGGCCCTGA
- the prpB gene encoding methylisocitrate lyase translates to MAWLLQKETPQPELAERFRQLVRKGPVVLPGAHDAMAALLARRAGFEAVYLSGAAYTASRGLPDLGLVTSQEVADRARDIVRAADLPLIVDIDTGFGGVLNVARTGREMVEARVAGVQIEDQEMPKKCGHLSGKSLVTADEMVQKIRALKETAPSLYVIARTDAHGVEGLEAAIARARRYVEAGADAIFPEALTTEEEFRAVREALPGVPLLANLTEFGKTPYYSAADLAAWGYDIILFPVSSLRVAARAVERLYRHLRQAGSTRELLGEMQDRAGLYETIRYFGYEELDKTIARSSLPPLARQREGDA, encoded by the coding sequence ATGGCCTGGTTGCTGCAGAAGGAAACGCCCCAGCCCGAGCTGGCCGAGCGTTTCCGCCAGCTGGTGCGGAAGGGGCCGGTTGTGCTGCCGGGCGCCCACGATGCCATGGCCGCGCTCCTGGCCCGGCGCGCCGGGTTCGAGGCGGTCTACCTGTCCGGGGCCGCCTATACCGCCAGCCGCGGCCTGCCCGACCTGGGCCTGGTCACCAGCCAGGAGGTGGCCGACCGGGCCCGGGACATCGTCCGCGCCGCGGACCTGCCGCTGATCGTGGACATCGACACGGGCTTCGGCGGGGTGCTGAACGTAGCCCGCACGGGCCGGGAGATGGTGGAGGCGCGGGTGGCGGGGGTCCAGATCGAAGACCAGGAGATGCCCAAGAAGTGCGGCCACCTGAGCGGCAAGAGCCTGGTCACGGCCGACGAGATGGTGCAGAAGATCCGGGCCCTCAAGGAGACGGCGCCGTCCCTTTACGTCATCGCCCGCACCGACGCCCACGGGGTGGAGGGGCTGGAAGCCGCCATCGCCCGGGCCCGGCGCTACGTGGAGGCCGGGGCCGATGCCATCTTCCCCGAGGCCCTGACCACCGAGGAGGAATTCCGCGCCGTGCGGGAGGCGCTGCCCGGCGTGCCGCTCCTGGCCAACCTGACGGAGTTCGGCAAGACTCCGTATTACAGCGCGGCGGATCTGGCGGCGTGGGGCTACGACATCATTCTCTTCCCGGTCTCTTCCCTGCGGGTGGCGGCGCGGGCCGTGGAGCGGCTGTACCGGCACCTGCGGCAGGCCGGTTCGACCCGCGAGCTCCTGGGTGAGATGCAGGACCGGGCCGGGCTCTACGAGACCATCCGCTACTTCGGCTACGAGGAGCTGGACAAGACCATCGCCCGGTCGAGCCTGCCGCCGCTGGCCCGGCAACGGGAGGGCGACGCCTGA
- a CDS encoding nucleotidyltransferase family protein, translated as MHGSSWNSVRVTFPSLSLEEVVQRIRDSLPRLAQQLPLQRVVLFGSYARGRFTARSDIDLLVVYHAPPVADAFQRVRRAIPLRALEPHVYSVSEAQAVAAVLERMTRDGIVLFDS; from the coding sequence ATGCACGGGTCATCCTGGAATTCTGTGCGCGTTACCTTTCCGTCTCTGAGCCTTGAGGAGGTCGTACAGCGCATCAGGGACAGCCTTCCCCGGCTGGCGCAGCAACTGCCGCTCCAGCGGGTGGTCCTCTTCGGGTCCTATGCCCGGGGGCGGTTTACGGCCCGCAGCGACATCGACTTGCTGGTGGTCTACCACGCCCCTCCGGTGGCCGACGCCTTCCAGCGGGTACGGCGGGCCATCCCGCTGCGGGCCCTCGAGCCCCATGTCTACAGCGTCTCCGAGGCGCAGGCCGTCGCCGCCGTGCTGGAGCGGATGACCCGGGACGGGATCGTGCTGTTCGACAGCTGA
- a CDS encoding HEPN domain-containing protein yields MPKERGPWHHESSRRNEVRSLDRSQDWWDEALGDLAHAESDLERGFYNWACFSAQQAAEKAVKAVCQRFGGEAWGHSVYALLEALAEQVAVPDDLRDRALELDKAHIPTRYPDAHPVGAPRRLYTASEARRMLDHARVILEFCARYLSVSEP; encoded by the coding sequence GTGCCCAAGGAGCGGGGGCCGTGGCATCATGAGAGTAGCCGCCGCAACGAGGTGAGAAGTTTGGACCGGAGCCAGGACTGGTGGGACGAGGCTCTTGGAGACCTTGCCCATGCGGAAAGCGACCTGGAACGCGGCTTTTATAACTGGGCCTGCTTCTCAGCCCAACAGGCTGCCGAGAAGGCCGTAAAGGCTGTCTGCCAGCGATTCGGGGGCGAGGCCTGGGGACATTCGGTCTATGCCCTCCTCGAGGCGCTGGCGGAGCAGGTTGCCGTACCCGACGACCTTCGGGATCGGGCCCTCGAGCTCGATAAGGCGCATATTCCCACCCGGTACCCTGATGCTCATCCTGTTGGAGCGCCGAGGCGACTCTACACGGCTTCCGAAGCCAGGAGGATGCTGGATCATGCACGGGTCATCCTGGAATTCTGTGCGCGTTACCTTTCCGTCTCTGAGCCTTGA
- a CDS encoding sugar ABC transporter substrate-binding protein: MRAGWWNRCLERRSGSERRPGLEGGPRRQGRQDRNRSGARLLAALLALSLVLLAGCGSGGSSPGAAGGGTGEAGSSGEQGIQTVTLRAMTIGKPTEHWRFDNLREAVDRLNEKLEQEGASVRVQLEGTHEDRPWDEYKQRFILAAEAGKAPDIILSGHEDVAPWAAAGHIIPLDEYVKDSPVYQDVFPTLWESVTLDGKIWGIPQDTEARPLYFWKSHLKQLGWSDEQIARLPEQIEKGEFTLDDLLTVARQLQDRGIVPAGQGFWTRPQPGVDFYMFYLAYGGQMQDPATGKLVLDKAALLKEYRFFARARELGVLKPSLLGTDWSIWHRTVTGKQVGFWVGGSWQVAEWQDQYGLSDADVQDLGYALLPAGEQGKPGVTLSHPLVYMVTKYSQHPELAARLILEATNPEFNTRHAVESNHLAIMKSQLDQPAYQENRLLGDLAYMVEHAGFVPLHEQFGNYDQAIYRGLSAVVAGQMTPEQAVDTVVRQLQSQLRDEVIIR; the protein is encoded by the coding sequence GTGCGTGCTGGCTGGTGGAACCGTTGTCTGGAACGCCGGAGCGGTAGCGAGCGGAGGCCTGGCTTAGAGGGTGGCCCGCGGCGTCAGGGGCGCCAGGACCGCAACCGGTCGGGTGCCCGGCTGCTGGCGGCCCTGCTGGCCCTCAGCCTGGTGCTGCTGGCCGGATGCGGCAGCGGGGGAAGCTCTCCGGGCGCGGCGGGCGGCGGTACGGGCGAGGCCGGTTCGTCCGGAGAGCAGGGCATCCAGACCGTCACCCTGCGCGCCATGACCATCGGCAAGCCCACCGAGCACTGGCGGTTTGACAACCTCAGGGAAGCCGTGGACCGGCTGAACGAGAAGCTGGAGCAGGAGGGCGCCAGCGTTCGCGTCCAGCTGGAAGGCACCCACGAGGACCGGCCCTGGGACGAGTACAAGCAGCGCTTCATCCTGGCGGCCGAGGCCGGGAAGGCGCCGGACATCATCCTCAGCGGCCACGAGGACGTGGCGCCGTGGGCCGCGGCCGGGCACATCATCCCGCTGGACGAGTACGTCAAGGATAGCCCGGTGTACCAGGACGTGTTCCCGACGCTGTGGGAGTCGGTGACCCTGGACGGGAAGATCTGGGGCATCCCGCAGGATACCGAGGCGCGGCCCCTCTACTTCTGGAAGTCGCATCTGAAGCAGCTGGGCTGGTCCGACGAGCAGATCGCCCGGTTGCCGGAACAGATCGAGAAGGGCGAGTTTACCCTGGATGACCTGCTCACCGTGGCCCGGCAGCTTCAGGACCGGGGCATCGTGCCGGCGGGGCAGGGCTTCTGGACGCGGCCGCAGCCGGGTGTGGACTTCTACATGTTCTACCTGGCCTACGGCGGCCAGATGCAGGATCCCGCCACGGGCAAGCTGGTGCTGGACAAGGCGGCGCTCCTGAAGGAATACCGGTTCTTCGCCCGGGCGCGGGAGCTGGGCGTGCTCAAGCCGTCGCTGCTGGGGACCGACTGGTCCATCTGGCACCGGACGGTGACCGGCAAGCAGGTGGGCTTCTGGGTCGGCGGCTCCTGGCAGGTGGCCGAATGGCAGGACCAGTACGGCCTGAGCGACGCCGACGTCCAGGATCTGGGCTACGCGCTGCTGCCGGCGGGCGAGCAGGGCAAGCCGGGGGTCACCCTCTCGCACCCGCTGGTGTACATGGTGACGAAGTACTCGCAGCACCCCGAGCTGGCGGCGCGGCTGATCCTCGAGGCGACGAATCCCGAGTTCAACACGCGCCACGCGGTGGAGAGCAACCACCTGGCGATCATGAAGTCGCAGCTGGACCAGCCGGCGTACCAGGAGAACCGGCTGCTGGGTGACCTCGCGTACATGGTCGAGCACGCCGGGTTCGTCCCGCTGCACGAGCAGTTCGGCAACTACGACCAGGCCATCTACCGCGGCCTGTCGGCGGTGGTGGCCGGGCAGATGACGCCCGAACAGGCCGTCGACACGGTGGTCCGGCAGCTGCAGTCGCAGCTCCGGGACGAGGTGATCATCCGGTGA
- a CDS encoding carbohydrate ABC transporter permease — protein sequence MSRAAEVLAAARPAAPWRLGAGFLLPFALVVAVFFLVPAVLTVILSLTDLSVATGLEGFRWVGLANYRRILTDPVAGLVLRNTLLYVGATLTLFNVGLALVLALATAFLPRRWGGFFRAVWLLPRITPSVVYVLMWKYFAAEPPYGVINQVLGALGLPAGGNWLYEHPWPVVIAINGFVGASMGMIIFSAAIQAIPREQLVAAQVDGAGTWALVRRVVLPQLRWPALFVAAYQTLSLLASYEYILLATDGGPGFYTTEVWALYAFHTALSNYFGNAQYGLGAALATVLVVIGLVASVLYLRFFNFRQLTQPPRIEVS from the coding sequence GTGAGCCGGGCGGCCGAGGTCCTCGCGGCCGCCCGGCCGGCGGCGCCGTGGCGGCTGGGGGCAGGGTTCCTCCTGCCCTTCGCCCTGGTGGTGGCCGTGTTCTTCCTGGTCCCGGCGGTGCTGACGGTGATCCTCAGCCTGACCGACCTCAGCGTCGCCACGGGCCTGGAGGGCTTCCGCTGGGTCGGCCTGGCGAACTACCGGCGCATCCTCACCGACCCGGTGGCGGGCCTGGTGCTGCGCAACACGCTGCTGTATGTGGGCGCCACCCTGACGCTGTTCAACGTGGGGCTTGCCCTGGTGCTGGCGCTGGCCACGGCCTTCCTGCCCCGGCGCTGGGGCGGGTTCTTCCGGGCGGTGTGGCTGCTGCCCAGGATCACGCCGTCGGTGGTGTACGTCCTCATGTGGAAGTACTTCGCGGCGGAGCCGCCCTACGGCGTGATCAACCAGGTGCTGGGCGCGCTGGGCCTGCCGGCGGGCGGCAACTGGCTCTACGAGCACCCATGGCCCGTTGTCATCGCCATCAACGGCTTCGTCGGGGCGTCCATGGGGATGATCATCTTCAGCGCCGCCATCCAGGCCATCCCGCGGGAACAGCTGGTCGCGGCCCAGGTGGACGGCGCGGGCACCTGGGCGCTGGTGCGGCGGGTGGTGCTGCCCCAGCTGCGGTGGCCGGCGCTGTTCGTCGCCGCGTACCAGACCCTGTCGCTGCTGGCGTCCTACGAGTACATCCTGCTGGCCACCGACGGCGGGCCGGGCTTCTACACCACCGAGGTCTGGGCCCTCTACGCCTTCCACACGGCGCTGTCCAATTACTTCGGCAACGCCCAGTACGGCCTGGGTGCCGCCCTGGCCACGGTGCTGGTGGTCATCGGGCTGGTGGCGTCGGTGCTCTACCTGCGCTTCTTCAACTTCCGCCAGTTGACCCAGCCGCCGCGGATCGAGGTGAGCTGA
- a CDS encoding carbohydrate ABC transporter permease — protein MLGSLSETQRPARWAWLLLVPVTAPVLLLYAWLLVASWSDGMEGFRPLGWTWENWSFLWQPDPFGPSMVQLTINTLLFALLVALGEVLLASTAAYALSRLAVPGRRLWLAMLIVLHAFPGITLLVALFLLLRQLGLYDTLAGVVLAKIALELPFHVWVLKGFYDQVSWDHEMAALLDGASRLAAWWRVVLPIIRPGLMASAVFAFLSGWSEFLLPYVLAPGAGVQTLPVYLGALLSQADVARYGTVTAVAVFYMIPVMLVYLFLQRYLMVLYTGGVKR, from the coding sequence GTGCTCGGCAGCCTGAGCGAGACCCAGCGCCCGGCGCGCTGGGCGTGGCTTCTGCTGGTGCCGGTGACGGCGCCGGTGCTGCTGCTCTACGCGTGGCTGCTGGTGGCGTCCTGGAGCGATGGGATGGAAGGGTTCCGGCCGCTGGGGTGGACCTGGGAGAACTGGTCGTTCCTTTGGCAGCCCGACCCCTTCGGCCCGTCCATGGTGCAGCTGACCATCAACACGCTGCTTTTTGCCCTTCTGGTGGCCCTGGGCGAGGTCCTGCTGGCCAGCACGGCCGCCTACGCCCTGTCGCGCCTGGCCGTGCCGGGCCGGCGGCTGTGGCTGGCCATGCTGATCGTGCTCCACGCCTTCCCGGGGATCACCCTGCTGGTGGCGCTGTTCCTCTTGCTCCGGCAACTGGGCCTGTATGACACCCTGGCGGGCGTGGTGCTGGCCAAGATCGCCCTGGAGCTGCCGTTCCACGTGTGGGTGCTCAAGGGCTTCTACGACCAGGTGTCCTGGGACCACGAGATGGCGGCCCTGCTGGACGGGGCCAGCCGCCTGGCCGCCTGGTGGCGGGTGGTGCTGCCCATCATCCGCCCCGGCCTGATGGCATCGGCGGTCTTTGCTTTCCTGTCCGGGTGGAGCGAGTTCCTGCTGCCCTACGTGCTGGCGCCCGGCGCCGGTGTGCAGACGCTGCCGGTGTACCTGGGGGCGCTGCTCTCCCAGGCCGACGTGGCCCGCTACGGCACCGTGACCGCCGTCGCCGTGTTCTACATGATCCCGGTGATGCTGGTCTACCTGTTCCTCCAGCGCTACCTGATGGTGCTGTACACGGGGGGTGTAAAGCGGTGA
- a CDS encoding ABC transporter ATP-binding protein, with amino-acid sequence MRIRLEGVTKRFGTVTAVDRLTLELEPGRLVALLGPSGCGKSTTLYMLAGVLRPTEGDIFFDGVRVNDVPPQRRNVGMVFQSYALYPHMTVFENIAFPLRMQRLPEPEIRRRVHEMAELVQVGSLLDRRPEQLSGGQQQRVALARALVKRPALLLLDEPLSNLDAQLRQAMRAEIRRIQRELGVTAVLVTHDQTEAMSIADWVVLMNGGRCVAQGTPYDLYQTPPNRFTASFIGHPPMNWVQGRVSGSRLQVDGLPVYLPLPATAREGEVAIGIRPQHVQLVAPGRGHLDGRVTMIELLGHEKLVTVEAGRVPGGVAPSGPAGPTAGTGLRLQALVPADAAVVEGEAVGVRLPVSRLHLFRLSDGNRLALPGAARRPLAGALATAAGDAVGDEPAGESAGTAG; translated from the coding sequence GTGAGGATCCGGCTGGAAGGGGTCACCAAGCGCTTCGGCACCGTAACGGCCGTCGACCGCCTGACCCTGGAACTGGAACCCGGCCGGCTGGTGGCGCTGCTGGGGCCGTCCGGGTGCGGCAAGTCGACCACCCTGTACATGCTGGCCGGCGTGCTGCGGCCTACGGAGGGTGACATCTTCTTCGACGGCGTGCGGGTCAACGACGTGCCGCCCCAGCGGCGCAACGTGGGCATGGTCTTCCAGAGCTACGCCCTCTACCCACACATGACGGTGTTCGAGAACATCGCCTTCCCCTTGCGGATGCAGCGGCTTCCCGAGCCGGAGATCCGCCGCCGGGTCCACGAGATGGCCGAGCTGGTGCAGGTGGGCAGCCTCCTGGACCGGCGGCCGGAGCAGCTCTCCGGCGGCCAGCAGCAGCGGGTGGCCCTGGCCCGGGCGCTGGTCAAGCGGCCGGCCCTGCTCCTGCTGGATGAACCCCTCTCCAACCTGGATGCCCAGCTCCGGCAGGCCATGCGCGCCGAGATCCGGCGGATCCAGCGGGAACTGGGTGTGACGGCGGTGCTGGTCACCCATGACCAGACCGAGGCGATGAGCATCGCCGACTGGGTGGTGCTGATGAACGGGGGCCGCTGCGTCGCCCAGGGCACCCCCTACGACCTCTACCAGACGCCGCCCAACCGCTTTACCGCCTCCTTCATCGGCCACCCGCCCATGAACTGGGTGCAGGGGCGGGTCAGCGGGTCGCGGCTGCAGGTGGACGGCCTGCCCGTGTACCTGCCGCTGCCGGCGACGGCACGGGAAGGCGAGGTGGCCATCGGCATCCGCCCGCAGCACGTGCAGCTGGTGGCGCCCGGTCGCGGGCACCTGGACGGCCGGGTGACCATGATCGAGCTGCTGGGCCACGAGAAGCTGGTGACGGTGGAAGCCGGCCGCGTCCCCGGCGGGGTGGCCCCTTCCGGTCCTGCCGGCCCCACGGCCGGGACCGGCTTGAGGCTGCAGGCCCTGGTGCCCGCCGACGCCGCCGTGGTCGAGGGGGAGGCGGTGGGCGTCCGGCTGCCGGTGTCGCGCCTTCACCTGTTCCGGCTCTCCGACGGCAACCGCCTGGCCCTGCCGGGTGCAGCGCGCCGGCCGCTGGCTGGAGCGCTGGCGACCGCAGCGGGCGACGCCGTGGGGGACGAACCGGCCGGGGAGAGCGCGGGGACGGCCGGGTGA